One Rhizobium tropici CIAT 899 genomic window carries:
- a CDS encoding AlbA family DNA-binding domain-containing protein: MFAREFDDIALSDLQALVEEGIPEGRQLEFKRDHYGRKDEDRREFAADVSAMANAVGGYLVIGLDERNGIASDVSGVATPDPDGLVRAVSDTIRTSFEPPILEFRVKWIAIEGERGVLVIKMARSWSAPPRVNRRQGLSLFHPRRKRKASDVSRRVAASVSICIRGRREDQTL; encoded by the coding sequence ATGTTTGCGAGAGAGTTCGACGACATAGCACTTTCCGATCTTCAAGCACTTGTTGAAGAGGGAATCCCTGAAGGCAGACAACTAGAATTCAAGCGCGATCATTATGGGCGCAAAGACGAAGACCGGCGAGAGTTTGCTGCGGATGTATCCGCCATGGCCAACGCTGTGGGCGGGTATCTTGTGATCGGACTCGACGAGCGGAACGGAATAGCATCAGACGTCAGCGGCGTTGCGACGCCAGATCCTGATGGCTTGGTTCGAGCGGTTTCCGATACCATTCGAACGTCGTTCGAACCGCCAATCCTCGAATTTCGGGTGAAATGGATTGCTATCGAGGGTGAACGCGGCGTTCTCGTCATCAAGATGGCGCGGAGCTGGAGTGCCCCCCCCCGAGTAAACCGTCGCCAAGGACTATCGCTTTTTCATCCGCGACGAAAACGGAAAGCATCCGATGTCAGTAGAAGAGTTGCGGCGAGCGTTTCTATTTGCATCCGAGGTCGAAGAGAGGATCAGACGCTTTAG
- a CDS encoding alpha/beta hydrolase, whose amino-acid sequence MSNATRSAAIPPRTIQPPQSISAEAQAALSRLVDEDGSPINARYGMPSPEDVSGWMAMKAAADAHYAAAIKGMAGSLQSTAETITIDGATIHVATPHGAFDAGGALIDLHGGGLVFGGGEACRVSALCQAQQHAVRCYGVDYRMPPEHPYPAALDDCLATYRHVLNAHAPEKVIILGRSAGGNLASAMLLRARDQGLPMPGRLVLLSPQVDLTESGDSFQTNQMVDLVLPRPLRSNNLLYAGGANLSDPYLSPLFGDLRGFPPTFLQTGTRDLFLSNTVRMHRALRKAGVETELHVFEAMPHGGFMGGTPEDQELESEIRQFVGRGR is encoded by the coding sequence ATGAGCAACGCCACGCGCAGTGCAGCTATCCCTCCACGAACAATTCAGCCACCGCAGTCCATTAGCGCCGAAGCGCAAGCGGCACTGTCTCGCCTCGTGGACGAGGACGGCAGTCCTATCAATGCGCGCTATGGAATGCCGTCTCCAGAGGATGTTTCGGGCTGGATGGCGATGAAAGCCGCGGCAGATGCGCATTACGCCGCAGCGATCAAAGGGATGGCTGGCAGTCTACAGTCCACCGCGGAGACAATTACAATCGATGGCGCGACAATCCATGTCGCGACGCCACACGGGGCATTTGATGCAGGCGGCGCACTCATCGACCTGCACGGAGGCGGGTTGGTGTTCGGCGGCGGAGAAGCCTGTCGCGTGAGTGCGCTTTGCCAAGCGCAACAGCACGCGGTTCGATGCTACGGCGTCGATTACCGGATGCCGCCTGAGCATCCGTACCCGGCCGCGCTTGATGACTGCTTGGCCACGTATCGCCATGTCTTGAACGCCCACGCCCCCGAAAAGGTAATCATCCTGGGTAGATCGGCAGGCGGCAATCTCGCGTCTGCCATGCTGTTGCGGGCGAGGGATCAAGGCTTGCCAATGCCCGGCAGATTGGTCTTGCTTTCACCCCAGGTCGACCTCACCGAATCCGGCGACAGCTTCCAAACCAACCAGATGGTCGACCTCGTTCTGCCTCGCCCCCTCAGATCGAACAACCTGCTTTACGCTGGTGGTGCCAATCTTTCCGATCCCTATCTATCGCCACTTTTTGGCGACTTGCGTGGTTTCCCGCCGACGTTTCTGCAGACCGGCACCCGTGATCTGTTTCTATCGAACACGGTGAGAATGCATCGAGCCTTGCGAAAGGCTGGCGTGGAAACAGAATTGCACGTTTTCGAGGCCATGCCGCATGGCGGCTTCATGGGCGGGACACCTGAAGACCAGGAACTTGAATCAGAGATCCGTCAGTTTGTCGGCCGTGGACGATGA
- a CDS encoding ATP-dependent nuclease, whose product MRLSKLSVRNFRNFQSVDIPLSDNVVLLGENRVGKSNLLFAIRLILDSTLPDSARQLKLSDFWDGAAAPYEDAIEVHLELADFASDLGLLAMLSEFRPADNPTIARLTYIFRKKADIKGAPQSSDDCEFLVFGGGVESRTVPSKVRRRIAIDMLDALRDAEGQLGTWRSSPLRPLLEDAIAGVTRAELNAVAVELDKATKALEAFPTIKDLEEELRTGILNLSGKAHDIDARLRFAPSDPLRLFRAIAMFIDGGKRGIAEASLGSANVALLALKLAEFAWRRKKNERNFSLLCIEEPEAHLHPQLQRSVFKKLLAGGDAAQSLIVTSHSPTLAAVTPLRSIIHLRTRDQSTRAFSLAELPVTPDELDDLENYIDATRAELLFARGVIFVEGDAEEALVPVFSSALGHGLDDLGISVCNVAGTNFSPYVKLAESLGMPYAVITDWDPLDGTKLPLGKTRTLDLWDDILKVRKQPAVNPVQRGQWEALDFAAFASMVAPAGIFLNEQTFEVSVANTPSLLSPLLDILGAQGFGSIRTKRIASWRSGTASVDPAQLLAMIADIGKGRLSAKLSKKAVGLTPPKYIADAIAYVVSRVQ is encoded by the coding sequence ATGCGTCTAAGCAAATTAAGCGTTCGAAATTTTCGAAATTTTCAGTCCGTTGACATCCCGCTCTCGGACAATGTCGTCTTGTTGGGCGAAAACCGTGTTGGCAAGAGCAATCTCCTCTTCGCCATCCGGTTGATACTTGATTCAACGCTCCCGGATTCGGCCCGTCAGCTCAAACTGTCCGATTTCTGGGACGGGGCAGCTGCCCCCTACGAGGATGCGATCGAAGTTCATCTAGAACTCGCAGACTTCGCGAGCGACCTTGGCCTTCTGGCGATGCTTTCTGAGTTCAGGCCTGCGGATAATCCCACGATCGCGCGCCTCACCTATATCTTCCGCAAGAAGGCCGATATCAAAGGCGCGCCACAGTCGAGCGACGACTGCGAGTTTCTCGTGTTCGGCGGCGGTGTTGAGTCGCGGACCGTGCCGAGCAAGGTCCGTCGACGCATTGCGATTGATATGCTCGATGCCTTGCGTGATGCCGAAGGCCAGCTTGGTACATGGAGAAGTTCACCTCTGCGTCCCCTCCTCGAAGACGCAATCGCGGGAGTGACGCGAGCGGAGCTCAATGCCGTCGCGGTTGAACTCGACAAGGCGACGAAGGCGCTCGAGGCGTTTCCGACGATCAAAGATCTGGAAGAGGAGCTGCGCACCGGCATTCTGAATCTTTCCGGCAAGGCGCACGATATCGATGCGCGGCTCAGGTTTGCGCCCTCCGATCCGTTGCGGCTCTTCCGAGCTATCGCCATGTTCATTGACGGCGGCAAGCGTGGTATTGCAGAGGCAAGCCTCGGATCGGCCAATGTCGCATTACTCGCGCTGAAGCTTGCTGAATTTGCCTGGCGCCGGAAGAAAAATGAGCGAAATTTCTCGCTTTTGTGCATAGAGGAGCCTGAGGCCCACCTCCATCCGCAACTGCAGCGTTCGGTGTTCAAAAAACTCCTCGCCGGCGGGGATGCAGCACAATCGCTGATCGTCACCAGCCATTCGCCGACGCTCGCTGCGGTCACTCCGTTGCGGTCAATCATTCACCTGAGGACGCGCGATCAGTCGACGCGCGCATTTTCGCTGGCAGAGTTGCCTGTCACGCCTGATGAGCTCGACGACCTGGAGAACTATATTGATGCCACGCGTGCGGAACTGCTGTTCGCCCGTGGCGTGATCTTCGTGGAGGGGGACGCCGAGGAGGCTTTGGTACCAGTGTTTTCCTCGGCCTTGGGCCATGGGCTCGACGATCTCGGCATAAGCGTATGCAATGTAGCCGGTACGAACTTCTCACCATATGTCAAATTGGCCGAATCTCTTGGCATGCCCTACGCGGTGATCACCGACTGGGATCCGTTGGACGGCACGAAATTACCCCTCGGCAAGACACGCACGCTGGACCTCTGGGATGACATCCTGAAGGTCCGCAAGCAGCCTGCGGTCAATCCCGTGCAGCGAGGTCAATGGGAAGCGCTCGACTTTGCCGCGTTCGCATCAATGGTTGCACCTGCCGGGATCTTTCTTAACGAGCAGACGTTCGAGGTGTCAGTTGCAAACACGCCGTCCCTTTTGAGTCCTCTCCTCGATATCCTCGGCGCCCAAGGTTTCGGATCGATCCGAACCAAACGCATCGCCTCTTGGCGATCGGGTACGGCTTCCGTTGATCCCGCGCAACTGCTGGCTATGATCGCGGATATCGGCAAAGGCCGGCTCAGCGCAAAACTATCGAAAAAAGCGGTCGGCCTGACCCCACCGAAGTACATTGCCGATGCAATTGCGTACGTGGTGAGCCGTGTCCAGTAG
- a CDS encoding NADP-dependent oxidoreductase, giving the protein MKAFIVDRYGKREPLRAVDVPEPELMADEVLIEVYASAVNLIDAKVRNGEFKLILPYRTPFILGHDVAGVVVRVGARARQFKVGDEVYARPRDLRIGTFAELVAVNEDTVALKPKNITMEEAASIPLVGLTAWQALVEKAKLQKGQKVFIQAGSGGVGTFAIQLAKHLGATVATTTSAGNEALVKSLGADVVIDYRKDAFEDQLRDYDVVLNSQDEKTLKTSMGVLKPGGHVVSITAPPDLQFGKNIKASWPVRQIFRALSFSVRRKARRLGVSYTFLFMKGNGSQLRRIASLIEAGAIRPVVDKVFPFESTNEALAYVESGRAKGKVVIKMR; this is encoded by the coding sequence ATGAAAGCTTTCATCGTGGATCGTTACGGCAAGCGGGAGCCTTTGCGGGCTGTTGACGTGCCAGAACCGGAACTAATGGCCGACGAGGTGTTGATCGAGGTCTACGCGTCAGCCGTCAATCTCATCGACGCCAAAGTGCGCAACGGCGAGTTCAAGCTCATCCTGCCTTACCGCACCCCCTTCATCCTCGGGCACGACGTGGCCGGTGTGGTGGTTCGTGTCGGTGCCCGCGCTCGTCAATTCAAGGTGGGCGACGAGGTTTACGCGAGGCCCCGTGACCTGCGCATCGGAACCTTTGCAGAGCTCGTTGCGGTCAATGAGGATACCGTGGCGCTCAAGCCTAAGAACATCACCATGGAGGAGGCCGCCTCGATCCCCCTGGTCGGTTTGACGGCATGGCAGGCGCTGGTCGAGAAAGCAAAGCTTCAGAAGGGGCAGAAGGTATTCATCCAGGCGGGTTCCGGCGGCGTCGGAACATTTGCGATCCAGTTGGCCAAGCACCTGGGCGCCACCGTGGCCACCACCACCAGCGCCGGCAACGAGGCGCTGGTGAAAAGCCTGGGCGCGGATGTCGTGATCGATTACCGCAAAGACGCCTTTGAAGATCAGCTGCGCGACTACGACGTGGTGCTGAACAGTCAGGATGAAAAGACATTGAAGACGTCCATGGGCGTGCTCAAGCCTGGCGGTCACGTCGTGTCCATCACCGCGCCACCGGACCTGCAGTTTGGCAAGAATATCAAAGCGTCGTGGCCAGTGAGACAGATCTTCAGAGCGCTAAGTTTCAGCGTTCGCCGCAAAGCACGTCGCCTCGGGGTCAGCTACACCTTTCTGTTCATGAAGGGCAACGGAAGCCAGCTTCGTCGGATCGCATCGCTCATCGAGGCAGGCGCCATCCGCCCGGTGGTCGACAAGGTCTTCCCCTTCGAATCCACCAACGAAGCCCTGGCTTATGTCGAAAGCGGCCGGGCCAAAGGCAAGGTGGTGATCAAGATGCGATGA
- a CDS encoding SDR family oxidoreductase has protein sequence MNIENSVVLVTGANRGIGLAFARELLARGARKVYAAARDPATVTLPGVHALRLDVTKPEEIAAAARVATDVNLVINNAGIAQVGGFLADDSEEVARRIFETNFFGVLNVSKAFAPVLNSNGGGALINVLSVASWINGAELAAYSASKSAAWSLTNALRHELASQKTQVLGLHMAGVDTDLTRGFEIPKTSPEEIVQRALDGLADGADEVLADAFTEQVRRGLTAPRPAYLPQAQ, from the coding sequence ATGAACATTGAAAACTCTGTCGTCCTCGTCACCGGTGCCAACCGTGGCATCGGCCTCGCATTTGCCCGCGAGCTTCTCGCACGTGGCGCCCGCAAGGTCTACGCCGCCGCACGGGACCCTGCCACTGTGACGCTGCCGGGCGTGCATGCCTTGCGGCTTGATGTCACCAAGCCTGAAGAGATCGCGGCTGCAGCACGGGTGGCCACCGACGTGAACCTGGTGATCAACAACGCCGGGATAGCCCAGGTGGGTGGCTTTCTCGCCGATGACAGCGAAGAGGTGGCCCGACGCATCTTCGAGACCAACTTCTTCGGCGTGCTGAACGTGAGCAAGGCCTTTGCACCCGTGCTCAATAGCAACGGCGGTGGCGCATTGATCAATGTGCTGTCGGTGGCCTCGTGGATTAACGGCGCGGAGCTGGCTGCCTATTCGGCGAGCAAGTCAGCGGCATGGTCTTTGACCAATGCCTTGCGCCACGAGTTGGCCAGCCAGAAGACCCAGGTTCTGGGCCTGCACATGGCCGGCGTCGATACCGACCTCACGCGCGGCTTCGAGATTCCGAAGACCAGCCCCGAAGAGATCGTTCAGCGCGCACTCGACGGTCTGGCTGACGGCGCCGACGAGGTGCTGGCTGACGCGTTCACCGAACAGGTTCGGCGAGGCTTGACGGCCCCGCGCCCGGCCTACCTTCCCCAGGCCCAGTGA
- a CDS encoding restriction endonuclease: protein MKLIDELFGMSSGYVLDFTNSTFADFFRREVGIDIYDDAYAIHGGSKGKHFRAFLTIGQPRAIVKALTALWEYRETDRLGRAQTEKVVNAHRRLTAIIERLGGAALANYEPALGEFETKSQATPRTFRADETVLRGLEARFLALQEMSDEPHTRGRHFERLLTDLFNAWCMDARGGFTVVGEQIDGSFQLGGDTYLLEAKWHRVKTDANTLHGFQGKVSERPEWTRGLFVSFAGFTDVGLQAFTARKIILADGMDIFDALARRISIPDIIAAKIRHASEYRNPFERVRSLFPL, encoded by the coding sequence ATGAAGCTGATCGATGAATTGTTTGGCATGAGCTCGGGCTACGTCCTCGATTTCACGAACAGCACATTCGCTGATTTCTTCCGCCGGGAGGTCGGCATCGACATCTATGACGACGCCTACGCGATCCATGGCGGCAGCAAGGGAAAGCATTTCCGCGCTTTTCTCACGATCGGGCAGCCACGAGCGATCGTCAAAGCTCTTACAGCCTTGTGGGAATATCGTGAAACGGATCGGCTCGGGCGAGCCCAGACTGAAAAAGTCGTCAATGCTCATCGCCGTCTGACCGCGATAATAGAGCGTTTGGGCGGAGCTGCTCTTGCGAATTATGAGCCGGCCCTGGGCGAGTTCGAAACGAAGTCACAGGCTACGCCTCGAACTTTTCGCGCCGACGAAACCGTATTACGGGGGCTTGAAGCACGGTTTCTGGCGCTCCAAGAAATGTCGGATGAGCCCCACACTCGCGGCCGTCACTTCGAGAGGTTACTCACGGACCTTTTTAATGCTTGGTGTATGGACGCGCGTGGTGGCTTCACTGTCGTCGGCGAGCAAATCGACGGCTCGTTTCAGTTGGGGGGCGACACCTACCTTCTGGAGGCAAAATGGCATCGCGTGAAGACTGACGCTAATACCCTCCATGGTTTTCAAGGCAAGGTGAGCGAACGCCCTGAGTGGACACGCGGGTTATTCGTCAGTTTCGCCGGGTTTACCGACGTTGGCCTGCAGGCGTTTACGGCACGCAAGATCATCCTCGCTGATGGTATGGATATCTTCGATGCGTTGGCGCGCCGCATCTCGATTCCCGACATTATCGCAGCGAAGATCAGGCACGCATCGGAGTATCGCAATCCTTTTGAGCGAGTGCGCAGCCTTTTTCCGCTGTGA
- a CDS encoding TetR/AcrR family transcriptional regulator, whose amino-acid sequence MDVFWDRGYHDASLPDLLEGMELSRGSFYKAFVDKRGIYLRALDAYIEDAVRTVGETLHSNPSPKAAIREAFLQQLDQSSGTEGLRGCFVVLTAVEMLPEDKEVAPRISRLFRRLQDLYAAAIIRAQALGEIDPGLDERALARFLVCQIHGMRVLGKAVADREETRAMIDIALKALG is encoded by the coding sequence ATGGACGTCTTTTGGGACCGTGGATATCACGATGCGTCCCTTCCGGACCTGCTTGAAGGTATGGAACTGTCCAGAGGCAGCTTTTACAAAGCTTTCGTCGACAAGCGGGGCATCTATCTTCGTGCTCTTGACGCCTATATCGAGGATGCCGTTCGCACGGTCGGTGAAACGCTGCATTCCAACCCATCGCCCAAGGCCGCAATTCGTGAAGCATTTTTGCAGCAGTTGGATCAATCATCTGGCACGGAGGGACTGCGTGGGTGCTTTGTTGTCTTGACGGCTGTGGAAATGCTTCCAGAGGACAAAGAGGTCGCGCCTCGTATCTCCCGCCTGTTTCGGCGACTGCAAGATCTATACGCCGCGGCGATCATAAGAGCTCAAGCCTTGGGCGAAATTGATCCGGGGCTCGACGAACGTGCACTTGCCAGATTCCTCGTATGCCAGATCCACGGCATGCGGGTTCTGGGCAAGGCTGTCGCGGATCGCGAGGAGACCAGGGCCATGATCGATATTGCGCTGAAGGCGCTCGGCTGA
- a CDS encoding alkene reductase, protein MLFTPFVNPSLQLRNHIVMAPMTRHRAVEHNTPNALIAEYYSQRATAGLIVTEGTSPSPNGLGYPRIPGLFNQAHVQGWKQVTQAVHAQGGKIFVQLMHTGRVAHADNLLSGAEVLGPTADICPGEIHTDSSGMQPHSAPRAMTTEDIAHAVVEYARSAQLAIEAGFDGVELHAANGYLIEQFLNASVNRRTDGYGDGLHGRNRFALEVVRATVAAIGADRVGIRLSPFGVLNGTGGYPDVEAQYLALVKELSQLGILYVHLLDHSALGAPPVPAELKLHLRSAFKGLLILAGGFDQESAERALKEGQADLIAVGRPFIANPDLVARMQTGAPLNPLDMATLYTPGHEGYTDYTTLNLA, encoded by the coding sequence ATGCTCTTTACACCCTTCGTTAATCCCTCCCTACAGTTGCGCAATCACATCGTGATGGCGCCTATGACGCGACACCGCGCCGTGGAACACAACACACCGAACGCCCTGATTGCCGAATACTACAGCCAACGGGCCACAGCCGGCCTGATCGTCACCGAGGGCACCTCGCCCTCACCCAATGGGCTGGGCTATCCACGCATTCCGGGCCTCTTCAACCAAGCCCATGTGCAGGGTTGGAAGCAAGTGACGCAGGCTGTCCACGCACAGGGCGGCAAGATCTTTGTGCAGCTGATGCATACCGGTCGCGTGGCTCATGCGGACAACCTGCTGTCGGGTGCTGAAGTTCTGGGACCGACTGCGGACATTTGCCCCGGCGAGATCCACACCGACTCGTCGGGCATGCAGCCGCACAGCGCGCCGCGCGCCATGACCACGGAGGACATCGCCCACGCGGTAGTGGAGTACGCTCGGTCGGCGCAACTGGCTATCGAGGCGGGTTTCGATGGTGTCGAGCTGCACGCGGCCAATGGCTATTTGATTGAGCAGTTCCTGAACGCCAGCGTCAACCGGCGTACCGATGGGTATGGGGACGGTCTGCATGGCCGTAACCGTTTTGCGCTGGAAGTGGTTCGCGCCACTGTTGCCGCCATTGGCGCAGACCGTGTTGGGATTCGCCTGTCACCGTTCGGCGTGTTGAACGGCACGGGCGGCTACCCCGATGTCGAAGCCCAGTATCTGGCGCTCGTCAAGGAACTGTCGCAGCTCGGCATTCTTTACGTCCACCTTCTGGACCATTCTGCCTTGGGTGCCCCTCCAGTGCCTGCCGAGCTGAAGTTACACCTGCGCAGCGCGTTCAAGGGCCTATTGATCCTGGCCGGTGGCTTCGACCAGGAAAGCGCCGAGCGTGCACTTAAGGAAGGTCAGGCGGATTTGATTGCTGTTGGCCGCCCCTTCATCGCCAACCCGGATCTGGTGGCGCGCATGCAGACAGGGGCGCCTCTCAACCCCTTGGACATGGCGACGTTGTACACCCCTGGCCATGAGGGCTACACCGACTACACAACGCTTAATCTGGCATAA
- a CDS encoding ATP-dependent helicase, producing MSSSQQLLSAINELSTNPEQVAAVRETGHCVVLAGPGSGKTKTLTTAMARALSDDIIEPRGVACITYNNECAIELETRLARLGIESGDRAFIGTVHGFALSQVIAPYARCVPIGLPAEFQVATRAQTRAAVEAAYATAIGGSDDPHRRWNFASEKRRRDVDRSRPDWLGRNPELAVFIEAYENELRRQGLIDFDDMPLLAYRMIKEHDWIRDALHARFPVLFVDEYQDLGHALHELVLLLCFGGGIRLFAVGDSDQSIYGFTGANPELLDSLTQRCDVRTIRLRFNYRSGGKIVRASLGALGEERDYREAEGAPEGELTFWPVTLGLDVQAQAIADTVIPDLEKRGFALDEIAVLYRAAYLGDKIAEALKRAGTPFVRSDGNALVRRSSRLSRFIEDCARWVVGGWKSADPRYSRLLQQALKIVYGAQVRPDEEQLLSDQLIGFLQATINSSDTTHTWLQLFDSELIAHWRTIARNAEQEWEVCAEMIRNTDPVADLDIPLAHLAGRLEGTGRVNLSTLHSAKGREFDAVVMYGVNASDFPSQRDRQSTVALREARRLFYVGVTRPRRELAMVYQEHHHSPWVKELFDRSQK from the coding sequence GTGTCCAGTAGTCAGCAACTGCTTAGCGCGATCAACGAATTGAGCACCAATCCGGAGCAAGTCGCAGCTGTGCGCGAGACGGGCCACTGCGTCGTTCTGGCCGGACCAGGAAGTGGCAAGACGAAGACGCTGACGACAGCGATGGCCCGCGCTCTGTCTGACGACATCATTGAACCTCGCGGGGTTGCTTGCATCACCTACAACAATGAGTGCGCAATTGAGCTTGAGACACGCCTTGCCCGCCTTGGGATCGAAAGTGGTGATCGAGCCTTCATCGGAACCGTGCATGGATTCGCTCTGAGCCAGGTCATAGCGCCGTACGCCCGATGCGTACCGATCGGACTGCCTGCAGAGTTTCAGGTGGCGACCCGTGCCCAGACACGAGCTGCGGTGGAGGCGGCCTACGCGACCGCGATCGGCGGTAGCGACGACCCTCATCGTCGATGGAACTTTGCGTCGGAAAAGCGGCGACGGGACGTTGATCGCAGCCGGCCAGACTGGCTAGGCCGCAATCCGGAGCTCGCCGTGTTCATTGAGGCTTATGAGAACGAGCTTCGACGGCAAGGCTTGATCGATTTCGACGATATGCCGCTCCTGGCGTATCGCATGATCAAGGAGCACGACTGGATCAGAGATGCACTTCACGCGCGCTTCCCCGTCTTGTTCGTCGACGAATATCAGGATCTCGGCCATGCATTGCACGAGCTTGTCCTTTTATTGTGTTTTGGCGGGGGCATTCGCTTGTTTGCGGTCGGCGATTCCGACCAATCCATATACGGGTTCACTGGTGCAAACCCCGAACTGCTCGATAGCTTGACCCAACGCTGCGATGTCCGCACCATCAGACTGCGCTTCAACTACCGGTCTGGCGGGAAAATCGTGCGAGCGTCGCTCGGCGCATTGGGAGAGGAGCGTGATTATCGCGAGGCAGAAGGAGCTCCAGAGGGAGAGTTGACATTCTGGCCGGTGACGCTCGGCCTTGATGTGCAGGCACAAGCGATTGCCGACACTGTCATTCCCGATCTGGAAAAGAGAGGCTTCGCACTTGACGAAATAGCCGTGCTGTATCGCGCTGCATATCTCGGGGACAAGATTGCCGAAGCCTTGAAGCGGGCCGGCACGCCCTTTGTACGCAGCGACGGAAACGCACTGGTCAGGCGGAGTTCGCGACTTTCCCGGTTTATCGAGGATTGCGCGCGTTGGGTCGTTGGTGGCTGGAAAAGTGCTGACCCGCGGTATAGCCGCCTGCTTCAGCAAGCGTTGAAGATCGTCTACGGCGCTCAAGTTAGGCCTGACGAAGAACAACTTCTTTCGGATCAGCTCATCGGCTTTCTCCAAGCTACGATCAACTCCAGCGACACCACCCACACCTGGCTACAACTTTTCGACAGCGAGCTTATTGCACATTGGCGGACGATTGCGCGAAACGCAGAGCAAGAATGGGAGGTCTGTGCCGAGATGATCCGCAATACTGACCCTGTGGCCGACCTCGATATCCCGCTCGCCCATCTCGCCGGCCGTTTAGAGGGAACCGGTCGCGTGAACCTGAGCACGCTGCATAGTGCGAAGGGCAGGGAGTTTGATGCCGTCGTCATGTATGGCGTGAATGCAAGCGATTTTCCCAGTCAACGCGATCGGCAGAGTACCGTTGCGCTCCGTGAAGCGCGCCGTCTTTTCTACGTTGGCGTGACGCGCCCACGGCGGGAACTTGCAATGGTCTATCAAGAGCACCATCACTCACCTTGGGTGAAGGAGCTCTTCGACAGAAGTCAAAAATAG
- a CDS encoding TetR/AcrR family transcriptional regulator: MMIIMRNSTINSRAAAKEASHKRIVQAAARAIRRSGFDGTGVADIMKEAGLTHGAFYAHFDSREAMLAKAAEQAGAESNAAGALALSSACSKGAFQALVQAYLSKEHLMSIETGCPVAALGSEMHRQAPEVRRVTTRGIKEMIDQVARQLPDWGQPDAHERALVTVATMVGTLILARAVDDAALSESLCSAALKRLDSSGS; the protein is encoded by the coding sequence ATGATGATCATCATGCGAAACTCAACAATCAATTCCCGAGCCGCCGCAAAGGAGGCTTCCCACAAACGGATCGTACAGGCTGCGGCACGCGCCATCCGCCGCAGTGGCTTTGACGGTACGGGTGTGGCAGACATCATGAAAGAGGCTGGCTTGACGCATGGTGCGTTCTACGCCCACTTCGACTCGCGAGAGGCCATGCTGGCCAAGGCGGCAGAGCAAGCTGGCGCCGAGTCAAACGCTGCTGGCGCCCTTGCCCTCTCCTCAGCGTGTTCAAAAGGAGCTTTCCAGGCATTGGTACAGGCCTACCTCTCCAAGGAGCATCTCATGAGCATTGAGACGGGATGCCCCGTGGCCGCACTTGGTTCCGAGATGCACCGTCAAGCGCCTGAGGTGCGCCGGGTGACCACGCGCGGTATCAAGGAAATGATCGATCAGGTCGCGCGCCAGCTACCGGACTGGGGGCAGCCAGACGCCCATGAGCGCGCTTTGGTGACGGTCGCTACCATGGTGGGCACGCTAATCTTGGCTCGCGCGGTCGATGACGCCGCCCTGTCGGAATCTTTGTGCAGTGCGGCATTGAAGCGTCTTGACTCCTCAGGGTCTTGA